The following proteins come from a genomic window of Maribacter sp. HTCC2170:
- a CDS encoding DUF6090 family protein → MKLFRKIRQTLIKEGNLKRYLLYALGEILLVMIGISLAFQVNNWNDNRIKGNAEISYYENIRDQITDDGRLIHTQIDFNNKYTTQFKYAYEILESDDRSRIDTLGLIVRNLLEYSDFDRQGNIYETMVNSGEVKLLRNHDIINGIRLLEEKYLYLNRMENIHYDAMISHVITAVNPVLKFSDGKIQKPDLVYTYEFQNLVLSLLKVMEEKDKVYHEALHEIEVITGLIDKELHN, encoded by the coding sequence ATGAAACTATTTAGAAAAATACGGCAGACGCTCATCAAAGAAGGAAACTTAAAACGGTACCTACTTTATGCCTTAGGTGAAATTCTATTGGTCATGATTGGGATAAGCCTGGCATTTCAAGTGAATAACTGGAACGACAATCGAATAAAAGGAAATGCTGAGATAAGTTACTATGAAAATATTCGGGATCAAATAACGGATGATGGAAGATTAATCCACACGCAAATAGATTTCAATAATAAGTATACGACGCAATTTAAATATGCCTACGAGATCCTGGAATCTGATGATCGAAGCCGAATAGATACCTTAGGACTTATCGTTCGCAACCTTCTGGAGTATTCTGATTTTGACCGTCAGGGTAATATATATGAAACCATGGTAAACAGTGGGGAAGTCAAACTTTTGCGCAATCATGATATCATAAATGGTATTCGGCTTTTGGAAGAAAAATACCTCTATTTGAACAGAATGGAAAACATTCATTACGATGCAATGATTTCACATGTAATCACTGCTGTAAACCCGGTTCTAAAGTTTTCAGATGGAAAGATCCAAAAACCGGATTTAGTATACACCTATGAGTTTCAAAACTTGGTTCTATCGCTGCTAAAAGTCATGGAAGAAAAGGACAAAGTGTATCATGAGG
- a CDS encoding helix-turn-helix domain-containing protein → MQDIPVNIDFIAIVILLGSFLSIFTSYFLIKKSWSANLPNLFMGLFLLAIGLSMMEGWLNYTNIVFKVLWLTNFSEPTNFIIAPLIFLFVASQFKDFNKRNYWLHFIPFVLWLGYCFFFFIQSNEMKYSSTIEVMQLDYPRVKGTGKIFDDPLNIRPFINIATGISFVIYNMLILRLIFIKSKSLGQTIFNTSNQTLKTIRNSLYHFVIIIIIFIVVKLVFKNDVGDYFIYLYVTFMVFLTVAQIMNKSDYFNEVSTFLEVPSLKYKKSSLDDEEKNVILNNIVSKMENDRFFLKSTASLSGLAKSINESPHHVSQVINENLGQSFFELMATYRVREAQAILNTELGKKITIEEVAERVGYNSKSAFNTAFKKITSQTPSMFRNS, encoded by the coding sequence ATGCAAGATATACCCGTGAACATTGATTTTATTGCCATAGTCATACTATTAGGTTCATTTTTAAGTATTTTCACTTCGTACTTTCTTATTAAAAAATCGTGGAGTGCGAACTTACCAAACCTCTTCATGGGCCTTTTTCTATTGGCAATTGGACTAAGCATGATGGAGGGGTGGTTGAATTATACAAACATTGTATTCAAGGTGTTATGGTTGACCAATTTTTCAGAACCGACTAATTTTATAATTGCTCCCTTAATTTTTTTGTTTGTCGCATCCCAATTTAAGGATTTCAATAAAAGGAACTATTGGTTGCATTTTATTCCATTTGTCCTTTGGTTGGGCTATTGTTTCTTCTTTTTCATTCAATCGAACGAGATGAAATATAGTTCCACTATTGAAGTAATGCAACTGGATTACCCAAGGGTCAAAGGCACGGGCAAAATTTTCGATGACCCTTTGAACATTAGGCCTTTTATAAATATAGCAACAGGAATATCATTTGTGATTTATAATATGCTGATTTTAAGATTGATTTTTATAAAGTCAAAATCCTTAGGGCAGACCATCTTCAACACTTCGAATCAGACATTGAAAACAATACGAAACTCGCTCTACCATTTCGTCATTATAATCATCATTTTTATAGTGGTGAAATTGGTTTTTAAAAATGATGTTGGCGACTATTTCATCTATTTGTATGTGACATTTATGGTTTTCTTGACGGTTGCCCAAATCATGAATAAATCTGATTATTTCAACGAAGTATCCACCTTTCTAGAAGTACCAAGTTTAAAATACAAAAAGTCATCGCTCGATGATGAAGAAAAAAATGTTATTCTCAACAACATTGTTTCTAAAATGGAAAATGATAGATTTTTTCTAAAGAGCACAGCTTCTTTATCCGGTTTGGCTAAGTCAATTAATGAATCCCCGCATCATGTTTCTCAAGTTATTAATGAAAACCTTGGGCAATCTTTTTTTGAACTTATGGCCACCTACCGGGTTCGAGAAGCGCAAGCAATTTTAAATACTGAATTGGGTAAAAAAATAACCATCGAAGAAGTCGCAGAACGAGTGGGTTATAACTCAAAATCGGCATTTAATACCGCATTTAAGAAAATTACCTCTCAGACACCCTCTATGTTTAGAAATTCGTAA
- a CDS encoding acyltransferase family protein: MDTQIKSKNERKYFIDWLRIGLIISVFFFHVGMIFRPEQWHVNSAESFPFLDPIMWWLHLWRMPLLFLVSGVGTYYAIGHRTSWQYLKERFTRLYIPFTIGFFTLVPLMIYVERIDLYRSFLDYIPHMFDGGPYPAGNISWHHLWFILYLFIISLLITPFLNYTKSGHYNMVRGKLINIASKKMGLNWLLPIIILSQLILRQYFPNSTHALYNDWAYFTYYLLFFLSGFILFTSDKVINSLANNRRLYLYQTIVFTVILFSLPSIFGEPSMVQDYSRGITEMVISLSCGLTAIGYFKNYFNKDHSSRKVLNEAIYPFYLLHQPALIFVGYVVLQWDIPYGLQALLITLLSLVSSIGFYWFIIRKFNVLRVAFGMKVKPKKESSIATELSKAPVFDK, from the coding sequence ATGGACACACAAATCAAATCAAAAAACGAACGAAAATATTTCATAGATTGGTTGCGAATTGGCCTTATTATCAGCGTCTTCTTTTTCCATGTCGGAATGATTTTTAGACCTGAACAGTGGCATGTAAACAGCGCGGAATCGTTTCCTTTTTTAGACCCTATCATGTGGTGGCTGCATTTATGGAGAATGCCCTTATTATTTTTAGTTTCAGGAGTCGGCACCTATTATGCAATTGGCCATAGAACCAGCTGGCAATATTTGAAAGAGCGTTTTACTAGGCTGTACATTCCATTTACTATTGGTTTTTTCACACTAGTACCCTTAATGATCTATGTAGAACGAATTGACTTATACCGTTCATTCTTGGATTATATTCCACACATGTTTGATGGTGGCCCCTATCCCGCAGGTAACATCTCATGGCACCACCTATGGTTTATTCTGTATTTGTTTATCATATCGCTCTTGATTACCCCATTTTTAAATTATACTAAAAGTGGACATTACAATATGGTAAGAGGCAAGTTAATAAACATTGCCTCAAAAAAAATGGGACTCAATTGGTTGCTACCTATCATCATTCTATCTCAGTTAATTTTAAGACAGTATTTCCCAAATAGCACACATGCCTTATATAATGATTGGGCCTACTTCACATACTATTTGTTATTCTTTTTAAGCGGGTTTATATTATTTACTAGTGATAAAGTAATCAACTCGTTAGCCAATAACAGAAGGTTGTATTTGTACCAAACCATCGTATTTACAGTAATTCTATTTTCGTTGCCTTCAATTTTTGGAGAGCCTTCAATGGTTCAGGATTATTCTCGGGGAATTACCGAAATGGTTATTTCATTGTCCTGCGGATTGACTGCTATAGGCTATTTCAAGAACTATTTCAATAAAGACCATAGCTCTAGAAAAGTGTTGAATGAAGCCATTTACCCTTTCTACCTATTACATCAACCCGCTTTGATTTTTGTAGGCTATGTGGTATTGCAATGGGATATACCTTATGGATTGCAAGCACTATTAATAACCCTACTGTCATTGGTTTCTAGTATAGGGTTCTATTGGTTTATTATTAGAAAGTTCAATGTCTTAAGGGTTGCCTTTGGCATGAAGGTAAAACCAAAAAAAGAAAGTTCGATAGCTACCGAATTGAGCAAAGCACCAGTATTTGACAAATAA